The following are encoded in a window of Oreochromis aureus strain Israel breed Guangdong linkage group 10, ZZ_aureus, whole genome shotgun sequence genomic DNA:
- the atp1b2b gene encoding sodium/potassium-transporting ATPase subunit beta-2b → MAKDGEKSDWKEFLWNPRTREFLGRTASSWGLIFLFYLIFYTCLAGMFALTMYVMLQTLDEHTPTWQDRLSTPGLVIRPRADDTFEIVYTIEDTESWDLYAQALDKFLQPYNDSLQAQKNHECAPDKYFIQEDSGEVKNNPKRSCQFNRTVLQNCSGIDDRYYGYREGQPCIIIKLNRVIGLLPGKDNQAPYVTCAAKKDDADKIGELIYFPPNGTINPMYFPYYGKKAQVNYSQPLVAVKFLNITHNEDVNIECKINAENIPVGGERDKFAGRVSFKLRINSKN, encoded by the exons ATGGCAAAGGATGGAGAAAAAAGCGATTGGAAGGAGTTTCTATGGAACCCGAGGACGAGGGAGTTTCTGGGCAGAACGGCGAGCAGCTGGG GCCTTATTTTTCTCTTCTATTTAATTTTCTACACCTGCCTCGCTGGCATGTTTGCTCTCACCATGTATGTCATGCTGCAGACCCTGGATGAACACACACCAACCTGGCAAGACAGGCTCTCCACACCAG GCTTGGTGATTAGACCTCGGGCAGATGACACCTTTGAAATAGTCTATACTATAGAGGATACTGAGAGCTGGGACCTGTACGCCCAGGCACTGGACAAGTTCCTTCAAC CCTACAATGATTCCCTCCAAGCCCAGAAAAATCACGAGTGCGCCCCAGACAAGTACTTCATCCAGGAGGACAGCGGTGAGGTGAAGAACAACCCGAAACGATCCTGTCAGTTCAACCGCACAGTCCTCCAAAACTGCTCTGGAATAGATGACCGTTACTATGGATACCGAGAAGGCCAGCCATGCATCATCATCAAGCTGAATCGG GTGATTGGTTTGCTGCCAGGAAAGGATAACCAGGCTCCGTATGTCACCTGTGCTGCAAAG AAAGATGACGCTGATAAAATTGGAGAGTTGATTTACTTTCCTCCAAATGGCACAATCAACCCTATGTACTTCCCTTACTACGGCAAGAAAGCGCAG GTGAACTACTCTCAGCCCTTGGTTGCAGTCAAGTTCCTCAACATTACTCACAATGAAGACGTGAACATTGAGTGCAAGATCAACGCCGAAAACATTCCCGTTGGAGGTGAAAGGGACAAGTTTGCCGGGCGAGTGTCTTTCAAGCTGAGGATCAACAGTAAAAACTAG